Sequence from the Flavobacterium sp. TR2 genome:
TCCTGTACGCCGATTTGGCTTTGGGCTATTTCAAGTGCTTTATTTCGTAGTGTCATGGGTCTTTCCGTTTAATTGTTTGAACTTTTGCAGCTCATCAACTAACTGCTGATTTATAAGCATCAATTCCTTATGCTGGATTTCCATGTGCTTGATAGTATCATAAGCTGCGGTCAGTCTTGTAGCCATATCGTCGAGCATTTCCCGATAATATTTTACAGCCGTTACGGCGTTATCAAGTTCAGCGGCTCTATTTTCCGCTAGGTTTTTTCTTTTAGAAAACAGCCAAGTAATTAATGCTCCAAAAAATGCGGTCAGAGTTGGGTATGCAAATTGTTCCATTTATAATTTTTGGGTTTTAAAAATGGCTCAGAACAGCAGAGCCATTTTTTATAGTGATCTTAAATGATTGCTCCAATTTTCTCAGCTCTGAAAGGAGTTGCTAAGAAATAGTGACGATAAGACAGATCATTTGTTTGTGTTGACGGGTTATTTTTAGCCTCAGCAAAATACTGTTTTGTATTACCTGTCTTTTTAGCAATACCAGTAAGCCCAAATACAATTGAACCCGGTCTGTCAGTTCCGCCTGGAACAGAACCGTATGCTTTTTTAACACCTGCAGAAGTGAAGTACGGCATATTTTCGTAGGTGTATAAATAGAATCCTGCGATTTTTGGCGCTGGCTGTCCTTCA
This genomic interval carries:
- a CDS encoding cell wall anchor protein, with amino-acid sequence MEQFAYPTLTAFFGALITWLFSKRKNLAENRAAELDNAVTAVKYYREMLDDMATRLTAAYDTIKHMEIQHKELMLINQQLVDELQKFKQLNGKTHDTTK